One window of Anaerolineales bacterium genomic DNA carries:
- the aroA gene encoding 3-phosphoshikimate 1-carboxyvinyltransferase gives MLPSALKITPIPHPLNATVRVPGSKSLTNRALLISALANGTTHLTNALFSDDSHYFAKALQILGFDVQLNEQNVSMSITGWGGKIPARQAALFIGNAGTAARFLTAFLTLGHGEYILDGEPRMRERPIGDLVEALAQLGAKIEPIPNSEFRIQNSQICPPIKIIASGLPGGKTKIAGDISSQFLSALMMTAPYARSPIEVELATDLNSKPYVDMTIAIMKDFGVEVERSQYSRFTIHPSSYLPIMNYPIESDASAASYFFAAPAICGGTVKVENISRESVQGDVAFVDVLKRMGCEVEESRDSILVTRNASIHGVDVDMRDIPDTAQTLAAIAPFADSPTRIRGIASARVKETDRVSATCTELKRLGVQVEEHEDGMTIYPCEDFQAANIQTYNDHRMAMSFSLIGLRFDGVTIENPSCVSKTFPDFFEVLENLR, from the coding sequence ATGCTCCCTTCCGCTTTGAAGATCACCCCCATCCCGCATCCACTCAACGCCACCGTCCGTGTGCCTGGCTCCAAGTCATTGACCAACCGCGCTTTGTTGATCTCCGCTCTCGCGAATGGAACCACACATCTGACAAACGCCCTGTTTTCTGATGATTCGCATTACTTCGCCAAAGCCCTGCAAATTCTAGGTTTTGACGTGCAATTGAATGAACAGAATGTTTCAATGTCGATTACTGGTTGGGGCGGGAAAATCCCTGCAAGGCAAGCCGCACTTTTCATCGGCAATGCAGGGACCGCTGCGAGATTCCTCACCGCATTTCTCACTCTTGGGCACGGCGAATATATCCTCGACGGCGAGCCGCGCATGCGTGAACGCCCGATAGGGGATTTAGTGGAGGCGTTAGCTCAACTTGGGGCAAAGATCGAACCAATTCCGAATTCCGAATTCAGAATTCAGAATTCGCAAATCTGCCCTCCCATCAAAATCATTGCATCGGGACTCCCTGGCGGCAAAACAAAAATCGCGGGCGACATTTCTTCTCAATTTCTGTCCGCCCTGATGATGACTGCTCCCTACGCCCGATCTCCCATCGAAGTGGAACTCGCCACCGACCTCAACTCCAAACCCTACGTGGACATGACCATCGCCATCATGAAAGACTTCGGCGTGGAAGTGGAACGTAGCCAGTATTCACGTTTCACTATACATCCTTCATCGTATTTGCCAATCATGAATTACCCAATTGAGTCCGACGCCTCTGCCGCCTCCTACTTCTTCGCTGCCCCTGCCATTTGCGGCGGGACGGTCAAAGTGGAGAACATCTCGCGCGAGTCCGTGCAGGGTGATGTCGCTTTCGTGGATGTCTTGAAAAGAATGGGGTGTGAAGTTGAGGAGAGCCGCGATTCGATACTCGTTACTCGCAACGCATCAATTCATGGAGTAGATGTGGACATGCGTGACATCCCAGACACCGCCCAAACCCTCGCCGCCATCGCTCCGTTCGCTGATTCGCCAACCCGTATTCGCGGCATCGCCTCGGCACGAGTCAAAGAGACGGACAGAGTATCCGCTACCTGCACCGAATTGAAGCGGTTGGGCGTTCAAGTGGAAGAACACGAAGACGGCATGACCATTTATCCGTGCGAGGACTTCCAAGCTGCCAACATCCAAACCTACAACGACCACCGCATGGCAATGTCCTTTTCGCTGATCGGTCTCCGCTTCGACGGCGTGACAATCGAAAATCCATCCTGTGTCTCCAAAACCTTCCCAGATTTCTTTGAAGTATTGGAAAATTTGCGATGA
- a CDS encoding PD40 domain-containing protein — protein sequence MGEKPTPVQSVLIIGLALAFLALCSLIFYSIIVVANEPVNGIPTPELDSTLIPSPTAGTLILPTDSAAPLPTLTLTLQPEFIPTPIPSFNDSPPPVGKIAFACYVKQIDQICLLNADGSGRTQLTNLKATAFYPSISPDGNTIFFSSRDTGTFEIYSIDINGNNLQKLTNNIGALYAPELSPTGDWIIFTKHGNGLWLMKPDGSNPHPLTNKDDIDPSWSPDGSMISFASSRAGARQLFVMNADGSDARQVTDLNNMGGRNTWSPDGTRLAFYRGPQGDRNIYVINVDGTGLVKLTDGGDNLGPSWSPDGNWIVFTSFRDGNNELYIIHPDGMGLTRLTNSPISDWQPRWGK from the coding sequence ATGGGCGAGAAACCGACACCTGTCCAATCCGTTCTTATCATTGGCCTGGCTCTTGCATTTCTCGCCCTTTGCTCGTTGATCTTCTATTCGATCATTGTCGTCGCCAATGAGCCGGTGAATGGGATACCCACGCCCGAGCTGGACTCCACCCTCATTCCCTCACCCACCGCCGGGACCTTGATCCTCCCCACAGACTCCGCCGCGCCTCTCCCCACGCTGACGCTGACTCTTCAACCCGAGTTTATCCCCACACCGATTCCATCCTTCAACGACAGCCCGCCGCCTGTAGGGAAGATCGCTTTCGCCTGTTACGTCAAGCAAATCGACCAGATATGTCTGCTCAACGCGGATGGCAGCGGCCGCACACAGTTGACGAATCTCAAAGCGACCGCCTTCTATCCCTCCATCTCGCCGGATGGAAATACGATCTTTTTTTCATCGCGAGATACCGGAACGTTCGAAATCTACTCGATTGATATCAATGGGAACAACTTGCAAAAGCTAACCAATAACATCGGCGCGCTCTACGCCCCCGAGCTTTCTCCCACCGGTGATTGGATCATATTCACCAAACACGGGAACGGCCTCTGGTTGATGAAGCCTGATGGCTCCAATCCGCATCCGCTGACAAACAAGGACGATATCGATCCCTCCTGGTCACCTGACGGCTCGATGATCTCATTTGCTTCTTCCCGGGCAGGCGCGCGTCAATTATTTGTCATGAACGCCGATGGCTCGGATGCCCGCCAGGTGACGGATCTGAACAACATGGGTGGGCGCAACACCTGGTCTCCGGATGGGACCCGCCTCGCCTTCTATCGCGGTCCGCAAGGCGACCGAAATATTTACGTCATCAATGTGGACGGCACCGGCCTGGTCAAACTCACCGACGGCGGCGATAACCTCGGTCCCTCCTGGTCGCCGGACGGCAACTGGATCGTCTTCACCTCCTTCCGCGACGGCAACAACGAACTCTATATCATCCACCCCGATGGCATGGGTTTAACTCGTCTCACAAATAGTCCCATCTCTGATTGGCAGCCGAGGTGGGGGAAGTGA
- the aroH gene encoding chorismate mutase gives MPIRGIRGAITVPADDPDLILEATREVLEAILSANESMRPEDVGSAIFTVTEDLNSTFPAQAAREMGWGLVPMICAREIPVPASLPRVIRVLVHWNTVMPQDKIAHVYLRDAVKLRPDLVAAQ, from the coding sequence ATGCCCATTCGCGGAATCCGCGGCGCGATCACAGTCCCAGCCGACGACCCCGACTTGATCCTCGAAGCCACTCGCGAGGTGCTCGAAGCGATCCTGAGCGCAAACGAGTCGATGCGCCCGGAAGATGTCGGGAGCGCCATCTTCACTGTCACTGAGGACCTGAACTCCACCTTCCCTGCGCAAGCCGCCCGCGAGATGGGCTGGGGTCTTGTCCCGATGATCTGCGCGCGCGAGATCCCTGTGCCGGCCAGTCTGCCGCGCGTCATCCGTGTATTGGTGCATTGGAATACGGTAATGCCTCAGGATAAGATCGCGCATGTCTATCTGCGCGATGCCGTGAAGTTAAGACCCGATCTGGTGGCGGCGCAGTAA
- a CDS encoding prephenate dehydrogenase, which translates to MEDGFSIKETTIGIVGLGLMGGSLAMSLKGKCACIIGFDAHLPSLEIALSKKIIDYAESDLASFLAQLDVLILAVPVPTIISFLKQLPSFTTKHLIVTDLGSTKRDILQAMNALPENFDPIGGHPICGKENLGIENADKDLYENAPFILTPLDRTTRRARSAVRKIISTIGASCIEMAAGEHDKFIAATSHLPFLISSALAHSTPKEFSPFIGPGFRSTSRLAGTPSHMMMGILKSNRDNVLGAIQAFRNSLNDMESALENENFNELEYLLDQSRTSYQTMVNT; encoded by the coding sequence ATGGAGGATGGCTTTTCGATCAAAGAAACAACCATCGGGATCGTTGGATTGGGACTCATGGGCGGCTCGCTTGCGATGAGTCTCAAAGGGAAGTGCGCCTGCATCATTGGATTCGATGCGCATCTTCCCTCGCTCGAAATTGCCCTATCCAAAAAGATCATCGACTACGCTGAAAGTGACCTTGCATCTTTTCTCGCCCAACTCGATGTATTGATCCTGGCTGTTCCTGTCCCGACGATCATCAGTTTTCTCAAGCAGCTTCCGTCCTTCACTACAAAACATCTTATCGTTACAGATCTCGGCTCGACCAAGCGCGACATCCTGCAAGCCATGAATGCCCTGCCCGAAAATTTTGACCCCATTGGCGGACATCCCATTTGCGGAAAAGAGAATCTAGGAATCGAAAACGCCGATAAAGACTTGTATGAGAACGCCCCGTTCATTCTTACGCCATTGGACCGCACCACTCGGCGCGCAAGATCTGCGGTTAGAAAAATCATATCAACCATCGGCGCTTCCTGTATCGAGATGGCCGCCGGGGAACATGATAAATTTATCGCGGCAACAAGCCATCTTCCATTCTTAATTTCATCGGCTCTCGCGCACTCCACGCCGAAAGAGTTTTCCCCTTTCATTGGGCCCGGTTTTCGCTCGACATCGCGCCTTGCGGGAACCCCCTCTCATATGATGATGGGAATCCTGAAATCGAATCGGGATAACGTGTTGGGCGCCATCCAGGCATTTCGCAATTCGTTGAATGACATGGAATCCGCATTGGAAAACGAAAACTTCAATGAATTGGAATATTTGCTCGACCAGTCCCGAACCAGTTATCAAACAATGGTAAACACATGA
- the aroE gene encoding shikimate dehydrogenase produces MNNLQPSKLPTFKLGLIGYPLGHSLSPKIHTAALQACGLEGTYSLFPIPPEDKQALQDLLARVRAGGIHGLNVTIPHKQNVIEFMDELTPTAQAIGAVNTVYMRGGKLIGDNTDAPGFLSDLKRAIGNRESGIGKAAIVLGAGGSARAVVYALLNDDWSVTIAARRLEQAKQLADSFANYELRITTFDLQLSTFSLIVNTTPLGMTPNIDQSPLPEKLPLPANAFVYDLVYNPRETKLVRDARAQSLTATTGLGMLIEQAALSFDLWTGHKPPREVLCQAVGS; encoded by the coding sequence ATGAACAACCTGCAACCTTCAAAACTTCCAACTTTCAAACTTGGACTGATCGGCTACCCCCTCGGTCATTCCCTCTCGCCCAAAATCCATACCGCCGCCCTCCAAGCCTGTGGACTTGAAGGAACCTATTCACTTTTCCCCATTCCCCCCGAAGATAAGCAAGCCTTGCAAGATTTGCTCGCCCGCGTTCGCGCTGGTGGCATCCACGGACTCAACGTTACCATCCCGCACAAGCAGAACGTCATCGAATTCATGGATGAACTAACGCCCACTGCCCAAGCCATTGGCGCGGTCAACACGGTTTACATGCGAGGTGGCAAACTCATCGGTGACAATACTGACGCGCCCGGTTTTCTGTCCGATCTAAAACGAGCGATTGGGAATCGGGAATCTGGCATTGGAAAAGCGGCAATCGTTCTTGGCGCAGGTGGCTCAGCAAGAGCGGTTGTTTATGCTTTACTGAATGATGACTGGAGTGTCACCATCGCTGCTCGTAGGTTAGAGCAAGCAAAACAACTTGCAGATTCTTTTGCGAATTACGAATTACGCATCACGACCTTCGACCTTCAACTTTCAACCTTCAGCCTTATCGTCAACACCACACCTCTCGGCATGACCCCAAACATCGACCAATCTCCCCTGCCCGAAAAATTGCCATTGCCTGCCAATGCTTTTGTTTACGATTTGGTCTACAATCCACGTGAGACCAAACTTGTCCGCGATGCCCGCGCACAGAGCCTGACTGCCACAACTGGACTTGGCATGTTAATCGAACAAGCCGCGCTATCCTTTGACCTATGGACAGGTCACAAGCCGCCGCGCGAAGTTCTTTGTCAAGCTGTCGGATCATAA
- the aroF gene encoding 3-deoxy-7-phosphoheptulonate synthase — protein sequence MIIVMKPHYTPQQLEEVVNAIKKHGLTPHITHGVETAIVAAVGEFHISSLDPFEVLDGVESVKRISQPFKLGSRQAHPDNSVFPIDGFNIGGEDIVLIAGPCSVESRSQILETAQAVREAGANALRGGVFKPRTSPYSFQGLGEEGLEYLAEAREKTGMPMVVEIMSQVQLDLMLKYVDVFQVGARNMQNFNLLRMLGETRKTILLKRGLSATLEELLMSAEYLLAGGNKQVILCERGIRTFETATRNTTDINAIPVLKQLTHLPVILDPSHATGHVDFVPAIARAAIAAGADGLIIEVHPDPAHAASDGKQSLKPEKFAEMVKQVKAIAEVMGRRIAPVTKPVTTGW from the coding sequence ATGATCATTGTAATGAAACCACACTACACACCTCAACAATTGGAGGAGGTCGTGAACGCGATCAAAAAGCACGGGCTGACTCCGCACATCACACACGGGGTCGAGACTGCCATCGTCGCCGCGGTGGGCGAGTTTCATATCTCCTCTTTGGACCCGTTCGAAGTGCTCGATGGAGTTGAATCCGTGAAGCGCATATCCCAGCCTTTCAAGCTGGGCTCGCGCCAGGCGCACCCCGATAATTCGGTCTTTCCTATAGACGGTTTCAACATCGGCGGCGAGGATATCGTCCTCATTGCGGGACCATGTTCGGTGGAGAGTCGCTCCCAGATTCTGGAAACAGCCCAGGCGGTGAGAGAGGCGGGCGCGAATGCGCTTCGAGGCGGGGTCTTCAAGCCGCGCACATCGCCGTATTCATTCCAGGGGCTAGGCGAGGAGGGCCTCGAATATCTCGCCGAAGCGCGCGAAAAGACGGGCATGCCGATGGTCGTCGAGATCATGTCGCAGGTTCAGCTCGATCTCATGTTGAAGTATGTGGATGTATTTCAGGTCGGCGCGCGCAACATGCAAAACTTCAACCTGCTTCGCATGCTGGGCGAAACACGCAAAACGATACTGCTCAAACGCGGTCTTTCCGCGACTCTTGAGGAACTGCTCATGTCTGCCGAATACCTGCTCGCAGGCGGGAACAAACAGGTCATCTTGTGCGAGCGCGGCATCCGCACATTTGAGACTGCCACGCGCAACACAACCGACATTAATGCGATCCCTGTGCTCAAGCAGCTTACCCATCTGCCTGTGATTCTCGACCCGTCACACGCAACGGGTCATGTGGACTTTGTTCCGGCAATCGCACGTGCTGCCATTGCCGCAGGCGCCGACGGACTCATCATTGAAGTTCATCCTGATCCCGCGCATGCTGCTTCAGACGGCAAGCAATCCCTCAAACCGGAAAAATTCGCCGAGATGGTGAAGCAGGTCAAGGCCATTGCCGAGGTGATGGGCCGCCGCATCGCGCCGGTTACAAAACCTGTGACTACAGGCTGGTGA
- a CDS encoding C39 family peptidase has translation MNRLKNIDKRLLILIVFAIGVVIAFLPPVRNRLSTQYELIRTRIIYFFRPPSEAVFDPGGETSPLTVETAVGTVRAEFLLTLTPEATVTLRPGPTAKPTITSTPIPEKAILPGVVYIDQHNRWNYCGPANLTMALNFWGWSGDRDDVAKVVKPGSPDTKLDFIQRGLPDKNVMPYELVDFVNTQTTEFRALYRHGGNMDLLKRLIAAGFPVVVEKGYYERDYTGKIDWLGHYLFTTGYDDSRGGFIVQDAYLKPGKDLLSKYEEYQDGWRSFNYLFFVVYPANREPEVLYLLGPWADEAWAAAHALQLAEEEIQTLEGNNLFFALFNKGTSHVVLNQYSDAALAYDEAFRQYSNWDTAKGNRPFRMMWYQTGPYFAYYYSGRYQDVIDLATTTLTKTISTPTLEESLLWRGRAYYMIGDTNAAVKDYRAALQIHTNWYPAVQALQELGLQP, from the coding sequence ATGAATCGACTTAAGAATATCGACAAACGCCTGCTGATCCTTATCGTCTTCGCGATCGGCGTTGTCATCGCATTCCTCCCGCCTGTCAGAAACCGACTCTCGACCCAATACGAACTGATTCGCACGCGCATCATTTACTTCTTCAGACCCCCCAGCGAAGCCGTCTTTGACCCTGGCGGCGAAACGAGCCCTTTGACCGTCGAAACAGCCGTAGGCACGGTTCGAGCCGAATTTCTTCTGACGTTGACTCCCGAAGCGACCGTCACTCTGAGACCGGGTCCCACTGCAAAACCAACGATCACATCCACGCCCATTCCCGAAAAAGCGATTCTCCCCGGGGTTGTTTACATCGATCAGCACAACCGCTGGAATTACTGCGGTCCTGCCAACCTCACCATGGCGCTTAACTTCTGGGGCTGGTCCGGTGACCGTGACGATGTTGCCAAAGTAGTCAAACCCGGCTCGCCCGATACCAAACTCGATTTTATCCAACGCGGCTTGCCCGATAAGAACGTGATGCCCTATGAACTTGTGGATTTCGTCAACACGCAAACGACGGAATTCCGCGCCCTCTACCGTCACGGCGGAAATATGGACCTGCTCAAACGACTTATTGCCGCTGGATTCCCCGTGGTTGTGGAAAAAGGCTATTATGAACGCGATTACACCGGCAAGATCGACTGGCTCGGACATTACCTGTTCACCACCGGTTACGACGATTCTCGCGGCGGATTCATTGTGCAGGATGCCTACCTCAAACCAGGCAAAGACCTGCTCAGCAAATACGAAGAGTACCAGGACGGTTGGCGCTCGTTCAATTATTTGTTCTTTGTGGTCTACCCCGCCAACCGTGAACCGGAAGTGTTGTATCTCCTCGGTCCCTGGGCAGACGAGGCCTGGGCGGCCGCGCACGCGCTCCAACTTGCCGAAGAAGAGATACAAACACTCGAAGGCAACAATCTCTTCTTTGCCCTTTTCAATAAAGGCACGAGTCATGTCGTCTTGAATCAATACTCCGATGCCGCGCTCGCTTATGATGAAGCCTTCCGCCAATACTCCAACTGGGACACCGCCAAAGGCAACCGCCCCTTCCGCATGATGTGGTATCAAACCGGTCCCTACTTCGCCTATTACTACTCGGGCCGTTATCAAGATGTCATCGACCTCGCCACCACCACGCTGACAAAAACCATCTCCACGCCCACCCTTGAAGAATCCCTGCTCTGGCGCGGGCGCGCTTATTATATGATCGGCGATACCAACGCCGCCGTGAAGGATTATCGCGCCGCGTTGCAAATTCATACGAATTGGTATCCCGCCGTGCAGGCATTGCAGGAATTGGGGTTGCAGCCGTAA